A part of Myxococcales bacterium genomic DNA contains:
- the lepB gene encoding signal peptidase I, whose translation MFDKLTKGKLIAGLIAITIAGFFWNVFFPPGGSGANILLGIFVAVFFIYYFSGYFGSLIDQEIFPGGSKKRARLYRALHNFTVELATQLSNIKKSKSKLRKIGQKPIEDLEQSLSQAQQVMSQIKSQWSQQGSMNDHEHLLKDAHEKLERSSRAVFSLQRKWRFLYGMPSLIFALFCALLIREVIIEPYQIPSGSMIPTLLVGDHLFVSKYYYGLSKPFSSEPDFIIQWRKPKPGDVVVFKAPDYVGRHAGQAWIKRVIATEGQTVQVINNVVYVDGKPYEHVEQAKPVTYMDFFGFGGPDGGVWRKQTALRSIEKIGNIEHQIHIMPFAPSPALGAKWPVASSMSLPGLECSMESCKVKPGFLFVMGDNRGNSADSRIWGALPVARIKGRASFIWMSVDGSEQSVKIGPFNLPKFRFERWFTGIH comes from the coding sequence ATGTTTGACAAGTTGACGAAAGGAAAGCTCATAGCTGGCTTGATTGCAATTACAATAGCAGGATTTTTTTGGAATGTTTTTTTCCCTCCTGGTGGATCAGGAGCAAATATTCTTTTAGGAATTTTTGTTGCCGTCTTTTTTATTTATTATTTTTCGGGTTATTTCGGATCACTTATTGATCAAGAAATTTTTCCAGGCGGGAGCAAAAAGCGAGCTCGACTGTATCGGGCTTTGCATAATTTTACTGTGGAACTAGCCACACAATTATCTAATATTAAAAAAAGTAAATCAAAATTGCGTAAAATCGGACAAAAACCCATTGAAGACTTGGAACAATCCCTCAGCCAAGCTCAACAGGTGATGAGCCAAATTAAATCTCAATGGAGTCAACAAGGATCCATGAATGACCATGAACATCTTTTGAAAGATGCTCATGAAAAACTAGAAAGAAGTAGCAGAGCAGTTTTTTCTCTCCAAAGAAAATGGCGTTTTCTTTATGGAATGCCTTCACTCATTTTCGCGCTCTTCTGCGCATTGCTCATACGGGAAGTTATTATTGAACCTTACCAAATTCCCTCAGGTTCAATGATTCCTACGCTGCTTGTTGGGGATCATTTATTTGTTTCTAAATATTATTATGGTTTGTCGAAGCCATTTAGTAGTGAGCCTGATTTCATTATTCAGTGGCGTAAACCAAAACCTGGTGATGTAGTAGTATTTAAGGCACCTGACTATGTTGGGCGTCATGCCGGACAGGCTTGGATTAAACGGGTAATTGCCACTGAAGGACAGACTGTTCAAGTGATAAACAATGTCGTTTATGTAGATGGCAAGCCTTATGAACATGTAGAACAGGCAAAGCCCGTAACCTATATGGACTTTTTTGGTTTTGGGGGACCTGATGGTGGGGTATGGCGTAAGCAGACAGCGCTACGAAGCATTGAAAAGATCGGAAACATAGAACATCAGATTCATATTATGCCTTTTGCTCCTTCGCCTGCTTTGGGAGCGAAGTGGCCTGTTGCCTCAAGCATGAGTTTGCCAGGCTTGGAATGTAGTATGGAATCATGCAAAGTGAAGCCAGGCTTTTTATTTGTGATGGGTGATAACAGAGGAAATTCTGCTGATAGCCGAATTTGGGGGGCATTGCCTGTAGCTCGTATTAAAGGAAGGGCAAGTTTTATATGGATGAGTGTTGATGGCTCAGAACAATCAGTGAAGATCGGACCATTTAATCTACCGAAATTCCGTTTTGAACGTTGGTTTACAGGAATTCATTAG
- the lepA gene encoding elongation factor 4 has product MTKTHEHIRNFSIIAHIDHGKSTLADRILEHTGALQKREMKEQFLDKMELERERGITIKSQAVRLNYKHTDGTNYIFNLIDTPGHVDFGYEVSRSLRACEGVLLVVDATQGVEAQTLANVYLALEHDLAIVPVINKIDLPSADPDRVKEEIEDVIGIDASDAVLVSGKTGLGIEGLLEAIVEHIPPPADLDDKALSALVFDSWFDNFRGVVVLVRVISGTLKPGDAIKLMHNQKVFNVIELGVFAPHPQKVAQLKSGDVGFIIANIKVVTDAKVGETITTAEGGCTTPLPGFKDAKPMVFAGIFPVDSVEYEGLRDALFKLVLNDAALTFEPESSQALGFGFRCGFLGLLHMEIVRERLEREFNLTLITTAPTVIYQAYLKSGEQVRVDNPAKMPDPTRIDYLEEPYIKASIHTPNDYVGALMMLCVERRGEQIGINYVSERHVVIEYLLPMAEVVLDFFDRLKSISRGYASFDYVFDSYRVSKLVKVDVLLNGDPVDALSIIVHKDTAQRRGRVLCEKMKEIIPRQQFQVAIQAAIGGKIIARETVSALRKDVTAKCYGGDITRKRKLLEKQKEGKKRMRQIGRVELPQEAFLTVLKID; this is encoded by the coding sequence ATGACAAAAACTCATGAACATATCAGGAATTTCTCAATAATCGCCCATATTGATCATGGCAAAAGCACGCTGGCAGACCGTATATTGGAGCATACGGGTGCCTTGCAGAAAAGGGAGATGAAAGAGCAGTTTTTGGATAAGATGGAGCTCGAGCGAGAGCGGGGCATTACCATCAAGTCTCAGGCTGTTCGGCTTAACTATAAGCATACAGATGGCACAAATTATATCTTTAATTTAATCGATACGCCAGGTCATGTTGATTTCGGCTATGAAGTTAGTCGCTCTTTGCGCGCATGCGAAGGAGTGTTGCTGGTGGTGGATGCAACTCAAGGCGTTGAGGCCCAAACTCTGGCTAATGTCTATTTGGCACTGGAACACGATTTGGCCATAGTTCCCGTGATAAATAAAATTGATTTGCCAAGCGCCGATCCAGATCGAGTAAAAGAGGAAATCGAAGATGTTATAGGCATAGATGCAAGTGATGCAGTGCTTGTATCTGGGAAAACGGGATTAGGAATCGAAGGATTATTGGAGGCCATTGTTGAGCACATTCCTCCTCCGGCCGATCTTGACGATAAAGCGCTGAGTGCTTTGGTCTTTGATAGTTGGTTCGATAATTTTCGCGGTGTAGTGGTATTGGTTCGTGTCATATCTGGCACACTCAAACCAGGCGATGCTATCAAGCTTATGCATAATCAAAAGGTGTTCAATGTGATTGAGCTTGGCGTATTTGCACCGCATCCGCAAAAGGTGGCACAGCTAAAATCAGGTGACGTAGGTTTTATTATTGCAAATATCAAAGTGGTGACCGATGCAAAAGTTGGAGAGACCATTACGACTGCTGAAGGTGGATGCACAACACCTTTGCCAGGATTCAAAGACGCTAAACCTATGGTTTTTGCTGGAATATTTCCCGTAGACAGTGTGGAGTATGAAGGCCTTCGAGATGCGCTTTTCAAGTTGGTATTAAATGACGCTGCTCTTACATTTGAGCCCGAGTCTTCCCAGGCTTTGGGTTTTGGTTTCCGATGCGGATTTTTGGGGCTTCTGCATATGGAAATCGTTCGCGAGCGGTTGGAGAGGGAATTTAATCTTACTTTGATTACCACGGCCCCTACGGTAATTTATCAAGCCTATCTGAAATCGGGCGAGCAAGTTAGAGTTGATAACCCTGCAAAGATGCCAGATCCTACCCGCATCGATTACCTTGAAGAGCCCTATATTAAAGCAAGCATTCATACACCCAATGATTACGTTGGTGCTTTGATGATGTTGTGTGTGGAACGCCGAGGTGAGCAGATTGGCATAAACTATGTCAGTGAACGTCATGTGGTTATAGAATATTTATTACCTATGGCTGAGGTGGTGTTAGATTTTTTCGATCGTCTCAAGAGTATTTCACGTGGCTATGCGAGTTTTGACTATGTGTTTGATTCTTATCGTGTCTCCAAACTTGTTAAAGTTGACGTATTACTTAACGGTGATCCGGTCGATGCACTTTCAATCATAGTTCACAAAGATACTGCTCAACGCAGAGGAAGAGTTTTATGCGAAAAAATGAAAGAAATTATTCCTCGCCAACAGTTTCAAGTAGCAATTCAAGCTGCCATAGGGGGGAAAATTATTGCGCGTGAAACGGTATCAGCGCTACGCAAGGATGTAACAGCGAAGTGCTATGGTGGTGATATTACTCGAAAACGCAAACTGCTCGAGAAACAAAAAGAGGGCAAAAAACGAATGCGTCAAATTGGGAGAGTAGAGCTTCCGCAAGAGGCATTTTTAACAGTATTAAAAATAGATTAA
- a CDS encoding arginine--tRNA ligase, which yields MLKAVIAKEFKKALEKLIVQKQLDSEQMLSLLPKMIVERPKNPAHGDFSCNIAMVLAKIAQCSPRELAATLSSFLKDSIFSKIEIAGPGFINLTLKENIMSFVVSEVTRQGKDYGTTKLDPSPKALVEFVSANPTGGLHLGHARGAFAGDALARMLSAAGYQVTKEYYVNDAGNQVEILGRTIHKRYRELFGESIEIESGEYPGSYVIDIAKALKERDGNKWLKLSEEQWLQPLVKFGVDYNLEVIKSTLAKLDIHMNSWFFEHTLHQGSALDDLIDSYDRRNMIYEANQAHGTSEKIRRDESKAAKYSHLQEGGWFLKTSLFGDEEDRIIKRKDGRFVYLTADLAYHHQKFVRGYDLIVDVFGGDHAGHIGRIKAGMEAMGHDISRLRFAIVQMVRLLKDGREVRFSKRAGEIVGIDDLLDSVGADVARFVFLMRALNSQFDLDLDVVTRQSQDNPVFYVQYGHARMATILKKAHEEKGISFDASLFDQQAMKHLSLSEERELLLKISELAHVVHDAALALEPHRLIYFCQDLVKSFHSYFTKYRHSEKIISDDPDKTFARLSLVSVVKQTIANALQFAGISAPEYMELTESDSDN from the coding sequence ATGTTAAAAGCTGTTATAGCAAAAGAATTTAAAAAAGCCTTAGAAAAGCTTATTGTCCAAAAGCAGTTGGACTCTGAACAAATGCTCTCTTTGTTGCCAAAAATGATAGTAGAGCGTCCAAAGAACCCTGCACATGGGGATTTTTCCTGCAATATAGCGATGGTTTTAGCTAAAATTGCTCAATGTTCGCCAAGAGAATTGGCTGCTACGTTGAGCTCATTCTTAAAGGATTCTATTTTTTCGAAAATTGAAATAGCTGGTCCCGGTTTTATAAATCTTACTCTCAAAGAAAACATCATGAGTTTTGTTGTTTCTGAGGTAACAAGGCAAGGAAAGGATTATGGTACCACCAAACTTGATCCTTCTCCCAAAGCGCTTGTTGAGTTTGTCTCAGCCAACCCAACAGGAGGTTTACATCTTGGACACGCTAGAGGGGCCTTTGCCGGAGATGCTTTAGCGCGCATGTTATCTGCAGCAGGTTATCAGGTCACCAAGGAATATTATGTCAATGATGCAGGCAATCAGGTAGAGATTCTCGGCCGCACTATTCATAAGCGTTATCGAGAATTATTTGGCGAGAGCATTGAGATAGAGTCTGGAGAGTATCCTGGTTCTTATGTTATCGATATAGCAAAAGCTCTCAAAGAACGGGATGGCAATAAATGGTTAAAGCTTTCTGAGGAACAATGGTTGCAGCCCTTAGTTAAATTTGGTGTTGACTATAACTTGGAGGTCATTAAGTCGACTCTTGCTAAGCTCGACATTCACATGAATTCTTGGTTTTTTGAGCATACACTTCACCAAGGGAGTGCCCTGGATGATTTGATTGATTCGTATGATAGACGCAATATGATCTATGAGGCCAATCAAGCTCACGGCACAAGTGAAAAAATTCGCCGCGATGAAAGCAAAGCTGCCAAATATTCTCACTTACAAGAAGGCGGCTGGTTTCTAAAGACAAGTTTATTTGGTGATGAAGAAGATAGAATAATTAAACGGAAAGATGGGCGCTTTGTATATCTCACAGCTGATTTAGCCTACCATCATCAGAAATTTGTCCGTGGATATGATCTAATCGTTGATGTTTTTGGGGGTGATCATGCAGGACATATTGGTCGCATAAAAGCTGGAATGGAAGCAATGGGGCACGATATCAGCAGGCTTCGCTTTGCTATTGTACAGATGGTCCGTTTATTAAAAGATGGTCGGGAGGTTCGTTTTTCAAAACGAGCTGGAGAAATTGTTGGTATTGATGATCTGCTTGACAGTGTTGGAGCTGATGTGGCTCGCTTTGTTTTTCTGATGAGAGCCCTTAATTCTCAGTTTGATTTAGACTTAGATGTTGTGACTCGGCAAAGCCAGGATAATCCTGTTTTCTACGTTCAGTATGGTCATGCCCGCATGGCCACCATTTTGAAAAAAGCTCATGAAGAAAAAGGAATTTCTTTTGATGCATCGCTGTTCGATCAACAAGCGATGAAGCATTTGAGTTTGTCTGAGGAACGAGAGTTATTGTTAAAAATTTCTGAACTCGCTCATGTTGTACATGATGCAGCTCTGGCACTCGAACCACATCGATTAATCTATTTTTGCCAGGATTTAGTGAAATCCTTTCACTCATATTTCACTAAGTACCGACACAGTGAAAAAATTATTTCAGATGATCCTGATAAAACCTTTGCTCGTCTTTCTCTTGTGTCGGTAGTTAAGCAAACCATTGCTAATGCACTCCAATTTGCCGGAATTTCGGCACCAGAATATATGGAACTGACAGAATCAGATTCTGATAATTAG
- the topA gene encoding type I DNA topoisomerase yields the protein MKKSLVVVESPAKAKTIRKYLGPSYEVMASVGHILDLPARSMGVDLESGHFTPAYEAIMGKDKVIAEIKKNAKKVDTVYLAPDPDREGEAIAFHIASVVKEAKPKDPPHIVRVRFHELTKKAINEAFKHPDHLNQNLFDAQQARRILDRIVGYKISPILWKKVQRGLSAGRVQSVAVRLVVDREREIEVFVKEEYWTISALADAQLDPKFQVKLAKINNKKAEVHNEEQALHIKKALLNQSANVSKVQKKERIRRPGPPFITSKLQQDAARAFRFSTKNTMRIAQSLYEGIELGEEGAVGLITYMRTDSTRVSDDAIKEVRSFIEQSFGADFVPKSPNYFKNKKSAQEAHEAIRPTSVERTPDKVKAFLKPEQLKLYTLIFDRFVASQMTPAVYDQTTVEVSKDEYLLRATGSILRFAGFLKAYREQADEDDQNAKDEADSERIRLPDIKEGDRVHLSKVEAEQHFTQPPPRFSEASLVKELEEKGIGRPSTYAAIMSTIVDKGYAEKNQGRFNPTELGRIVTDLLLENFPNIMNVEFTASMEEKLDSIEDGAHNWLKILNDFYDPFKGSVDKAAENMRNIKRMEEKTDLNCEKCSSPLVIKWGKNGSFIGCSAYPECSFTAPFKRVDGKIVIEEKKQVSDVKCSSCGAPMVQKRGKFGEFLGCSRYPDCSNTMPLPSGIKCPKGNCGGDIVVKRSKGGKTFYGCSTYPNCDFVSWQKPVAKACETCDSGYLLEKVSRDTVKWVCPSCKAVTSPDE from the coding sequence ATGAAAAAATCCTTGGTTGTGGTGGAATCGCCTGCCAAAGCAAAAACTATTCGAAAATATTTGGGCCCTAGCTATGAAGTGATGGCATCTGTAGGGCATATCCTGGATCTTCCTGCTCGCAGTATGGGAGTGGATTTGGAGTCTGGGCACTTTACGCCTGCCTACGAAGCTATCATGGGCAAAGATAAGGTTATTGCCGAGATTAAAAAGAATGCTAAGAAAGTTGATACGGTATACTTGGCGCCCGATCCTGATCGTGAGGGAGAGGCGATTGCCTTTCATATTGCCAGTGTAGTAAAAGAGGCCAAACCCAAGGATCCTCCACACATTGTTCGTGTGCGCTTTCATGAATTAACCAAAAAGGCCATAAATGAAGCTTTCAAACACCCCGATCATTTAAATCAAAATCTATTTGATGCTCAACAAGCTCGGCGCATTTTAGATCGAATAGTTGGTTATAAAATAAGCCCTATTTTATGGAAAAAGGTTCAAAGAGGGTTGAGCGCTGGGCGAGTACAGTCTGTTGCTGTACGCTTAGTGGTTGATCGGGAACGAGAAATAGAGGTTTTTGTAAAAGAAGAATACTGGACTATCAGTGCCCTTGCTGATGCTCAACTTGATCCAAAGTTTCAGGTGAAACTCGCAAAAATAAACAATAAAAAGGCTGAAGTCCATAATGAAGAGCAGGCCCTTCACATTAAAAAAGCCCTTTTAAACCAATCAGCCAACGTTAGCAAAGTACAAAAAAAAGAACGAATCCGTAGACCAGGCCCACCTTTTATAACTTCAAAACTTCAACAGGATGCGGCTCGCGCTTTTAGATTTAGTACTAAAAATACTATGCGGATTGCTCAAAGTCTGTATGAAGGTATCGAGCTTGGAGAGGAGGGCGCAGTAGGTTTAATAACTTACATGAGAACCGATTCAACTCGGGTGAGTGACGATGCAATCAAAGAAGTAAGATCTTTTATTGAACAGAGTTTCGGAGCTGATTTTGTTCCAAAGTCACCCAATTATTTTAAAAATAAGAAAAGTGCTCAAGAGGCTCATGAAGCGATTAGGCCTACTTCAGTTGAACGCACACCTGATAAAGTAAAAGCCTTTTTAAAACCAGAGCAGCTGAAGCTTTATACACTTATTTTTGATCGCTTTGTAGCATCGCAAATGACACCGGCTGTTTACGACCAAACGACGGTAGAAGTAAGCAAAGATGAATATTTACTCAGAGCCACTGGATCTATTTTGCGCTTTGCCGGTTTCTTGAAAGCCTATCGAGAGCAAGCAGATGAAGATGATCAAAATGCCAAGGATGAAGCTGATAGCGAACGTATACGGCTGCCCGATATTAAAGAAGGTGATCGAGTTCATTTAAGCAAAGTAGAAGCCGAACAACATTTCACCCAGCCGCCACCACGTTTTAGTGAGGCAAGTTTAGTTAAAGAACTTGAGGAAAAGGGAATCGGACGGCCTTCAACCTATGCTGCCATCATGTCAACAATAGTCGACAAAGGCTATGCTGAAAAAAACCAGGGAAGATTTAACCCTACCGAGCTTGGGCGCATTGTGACCGATCTTTTATTGGAAAATTTCCCCAATATTATGAATGTGGAATTTACTGCATCGATGGAAGAAAAACTCGATTCCATCGAAGATGGAGCGCATAACTGGCTTAAAATTCTTAATGATTTTTACGATCCGTTTAAAGGCTCAGTAGATAAAGCTGCTGAGAATATGCGCAACATTAAGCGAATGGAAGAAAAAACTGATTTAAACTGCGAAAAATGTTCTTCCCCTTTGGTTATAAAATGGGGGAAAAATGGATCTTTTATTGGCTGCTCCGCTTATCCTGAATGTTCTTTTACTGCTCCTTTCAAACGGGTGGATGGAAAAATTGTCATTGAGGAGAAAAAGCAAGTTAGTGATGTAAAGTGCTCTTCTTGTGGAGCTCCTATGGTTCAAAAGCGAGGGAAATTTGGAGAGTTCTTGGGGTGCTCACGCTATCCTGACTGTTCTAACACCATGCCTTTGCCCTCCGGGATTAAGTGTCCTAAGGGAAATTGTGGGGGAGATATAGTAGTCAAGCGTTCTAAAGGTGGAAAAACCTTTTACGGATGCTCCACATATCCCAATTGTGATTTTGTATCTTGGCAAAAACCAGTGGCGAAAGCGTGTGAGACATGTGATTCTGGTTATTTGTTGGAGAAAGTAAGTAGAGATACGGTCAAATGGGTGTGTCCAAGTTGTAAGGCAGTAACAAGCCCTGATGAGTGA
- a CDS encoding DNA-processing protein DprA: MDILLLKNILSTLKNEHEKNLLLSAMGVVAEEWTLVEKLGGAEKFLESNIALQKLSEQLSKDKLLEKFIETLREQLDNFYSQSGFLLNARDLFKVHHIKNLPLVFMACFNQQVLMKRPRIAIVGARLADQDALKFTYKLANQCAQNNICVISGGALGVDSAAHEGALVVGGNTIVVSGATCSFKKLNINPMLKSFDANNQCVLFPYGPHLSQRKFMFVQRNRYVVALADAIVIVQGGAESGTLHTARFAKELGVKLFAIPGALTNQLSYVPNMLLSDGSAKALTNFEQLHEAVDQKLAKTTITRKRKTQVLSSHNNDALPELLELLKSHGGVATMDQLIHWSKRSFVSIQEEMLMFEMESLIKKQGHNYMLIEK, from the coding sequence ATGGATATTTTGCTTTTAAAAAATATTTTATCGACGCTCAAAAACGAGCATGAAAAAAATTTACTTCTTTCGGCTATGGGGGTTGTGGCGGAAGAGTGGACATTAGTAGAAAAATTAGGAGGGGCAGAAAAATTTTTGGAAAGTAATATCGCTCTTCAAAAACTGAGCGAGCAATTATCAAAAGATAAATTATTGGAAAAATTTATAGAGACATTAAGAGAGCAGCTCGATAATTTTTACTCACAAAGTGGTTTTTTGCTCAATGCACGAGATCTATTTAAGGTTCACCATATAAAAAACTTACCTCTGGTGTTTATGGCTTGCTTTAATCAGCAAGTGCTAATGAAACGCCCGCGTATCGCTATAGTTGGAGCAAGGCTTGCAGACCAAGATGCTCTTAAATTCACCTATAAATTAGCCAACCAGTGCGCTCAGAATAATATTTGTGTTATTTCAGGAGGAGCTTTGGGAGTTGATAGTGCTGCACATGAGGGGGCACTTGTCGTTGGTGGAAATACTATTGTTGTTAGTGGAGCTACATGCTCATTTAAAAAATTAAACATTAATCCAATGCTAAAAAGTTTTGATGCCAACAATCAATGCGTATTGTTTCCCTATGGGCCTCACTTGAGTCAGAGAAAATTTATGTTTGTGCAAAGAAACCGCTATGTTGTTGCTTTGGCAGATGCGATTGTTATCGTTCAGGGAGGAGCTGAATCTGGTACTCTTCACACTGCGCGTTTTGCTAAAGAATTGGGGGTTAAACTTTTTGCAATTCCTGGCGCTTTAACTAACCAACTTTCTTATGTGCCTAACATGCTTTTAAGTGATGGTTCTGCAAAAGCTTTAACAAACTTTGAGCAATTGCATGAGGCTGTGGATCAAAAGTTAGCAAAGACAACTATTACAAGGAAAAGAAAAACACAGGTTTTATCAAGCCACAACAATGATGCTCTGCCAGAATTATTAGAACTCTTAAAAAGCCATGGGGGAGTTGCGACTATGGATCAGTTAATCCATTGGTCAAAGCGATCTTTTGTGTCGATTCAAGAAGAAATGTTGATGTTTGAAATGGAATCTTTGATCAAAAAACAAGGACACAATTATATGCTGATAGAAAAATAA
- a CDS encoding cysteine synthase family protein, whose amino-acid sequence MAKENILETIGTTPIVSLQKLAPNLSVNLYGKCEFLNPGGSIKDRIGLHIINQAEKKGLLKPGGTIIEATSGNTGMGLAMVAALRGYKCIFVMADKQSKEKQMALKAMGAHVITCPTDVAADDERSYYKVAQKLVRDTPNSFYANQYANQDNPDAHYYSTGPEIYEQCGDSLDYLIVGIGTGGTVSGISRYIKERNPKLKVIGVDPVGSIYYDLFNTGKMGNPHSYLVEGIGEDFLPTTINMKAMDDVVQVEDEESFQMARRLVQEQGLLVGGSTGAAVLGAIKYFINNPQPLNPRKKNALVILVDSSTRYLSKYLNDEWMHEKGFKISCPL is encoded by the coding sequence ATTGCCAAAGAAAATATTTTAGAGACTATCGGCACAACACCAATTGTTTCATTGCAAAAACTTGCCCCTAACCTCAGTGTCAATCTTTATGGAAAGTGCGAATTCCTTAACCCCGGCGGCTCGATCAAAGACCGCATTGGCCTGCACATTATTAATCAAGCAGAAAAAAAAGGGCTTTTAAAACCCGGGGGGACAATCATTGAGGCAACCAGCGGCAATACAGGAATGGGTCTCGCTATGGTCGCTGCATTGCGGGGATACAAATGTATTTTCGTCATGGCAGATAAACAAAGCAAAGAAAAGCAAATGGCTCTAAAAGCTATGGGAGCTCACGTTATCACCTGCCCAACTGATGTAGCGGCCGACGATGAGCGTTCTTATTACAAAGTAGCGCAAAAATTAGTGAGAGATACCCCCAATTCCTTTTATGCTAATCAATATGCTAATCAAGATAATCCCGATGCTCACTACTACAGCACAGGCCCTGAGATATATGAACAATGCGGCGATAGCCTCGATTATTTAATCGTTGGTATTGGCACAGGAGGAACAGTCAGTGGAATTTCTCGTTACATCAAGGAGAGGAATCCTAAACTAAAAGTTATCGGCGTCGATCCTGTTGGAAGTATCTATTACGATCTTTTTAACACAGGAAAGATGGGAAACCCTCACTCATATTTGGTCGAAGGTATCGGCGAAGATTTTCTGCCTACCACTATCAATATGAAGGCGATGGATGACGTTGTTCAAGTTGAGGATGAAGAAAGCTTCCAGATGGCACGCAGGCTTGTTCAAGAACAAGGACTTTTGGTTGGAGGATCAACCGGTGCCGCTGTCCTAGGAGCGATCAAATATTTTATAAATAATCCACAACCATTAAACCCACGTAAAAAAAATGCATTGGTAATTCTTGTAGATTCATCAACACGCTATTTGAGCAAATACCTTAACGATGAATGGATGCATGAAAAGGGCTTTAAAATTTCCTGCCCTCTCTAA